A single region of the Leptodactylus fuscus isolate aLepFus1 chromosome 5, aLepFus1.hap2, whole genome shotgun sequence genome encodes:
- the LOC142204314 gene encoding olfactory receptor 11L1-like has product MQYQNVSKMTEITLLGFQNSQSLNHLCFLLLLLIYCVTLCGNLLIILVVSYSRSLHSPMYFFLTQLSFSDILLSTTIVPLMLHVVLYDGSFVSFFGCLLQYYLFLASESLECLVLTVMSYDRYQAICHPLHYTLVMDLTFCMKSVLLCWIMVFAVILTISVSMSYLWFCGPNVIDHFFCDFDPILELSCSDTFLINIEGMILAVPIVLSPFMLIMVSYVYIIITILKIPSVTGRQKTFSTCSSHLAVVSLYYGSIITIYLFPNQKSVKKTFSLFYTVITPLLNPVLYSLNNRDIKQALKRLSMKISSAFHYFSLLSTKDVFVKQIIK; this is encoded by the coding sequence ATGCAATATCAGAATGTCAGCAAAATGACTGAAATAACTCTCCTGGGATTTCAGAATTCACAAAGTTTGAATCATCTCTGCTTTCTTCTGCTGCTGCTCATCTACTGTGTGACTCTATGTGGAAACCTCCTGATCATCCTGGTGGTGTCCTACAGCAGATCCCTCCActctcccatgtacttcttcctcaCACAGCTCTCCTTCTCAGATATCCTGCTCTCTACCACTATCGTACCCCTCATGCTCCATGTTGTGTTGTATGATGGgagttttgtgtctttttttggcTGCCTGTTACAATATTATCTTTTTTTGGCCTCAGAATCCTTGGAATGTCTTGTCCTGACGGTGATGTCTTATGACCGGTATCAGGCCATCTGTCACCCTCTACATTACACCTTAGTCATGGACCTCACATTTTGTATGAAGTCTGTTCTCTTATGTTGGATCATGGTATTTGCTGTCATTTTAACTATTTCAGTATCTATGAGTTATTTGTGGTTCTGTGGACCAAATgtcattgaccatttcttctgtgacttTGACCCAATTCTTGAACTTTCCTGCTCCGACACTTTTTTGATAAATATTGAAGGTATGATACTGGCCGTACCCATAGTGCTTTCTCCTTTTATGTTAATTATGGTTTCATATGTTTATATTATTATCACTATACTGAAGATCCCATCTGTAACTGGGAGACAGAAGAccttctccacctgcagctcTCACCTGGCCGTGGTCTCCTTATATTATGGCTCAATTATTACAATCTATTTATTTCCAAACCAAAAAAGTGTAAAGAAAACGTTCTCCCTCTTCTATACAGTTATAACTCCCCTCCTTAACCCTGTGCTATACAGTCTGAATAACAGAGATATTAAGCAGGCTCTTAAAAGACTCTCGATGAAAATTTCATCTGCGTTCCATTATTTTTCTCTATTGTCAACTAAGGATGTttttgtgaagcagattataaaatga